In the genome of Abyssalbus ytuae, the window TACATCTGGTATCTACCATAGGGGTATTTTTCGGATCAATGTTTTCTGCTGTCTGGATAGTGGTTGCCAATAGCTGGCAGCAAACCCCGGCAGGGTATCATATAGTAGGCGAGGGCCTGAATGCGAGAGCGGAGATCACAGACTTCTGGGCGATGGTATTTAACCCTTCCAGTGTAGACAGGCTTACGCATGTATGGTTGGGGGCATTTTTGGCGGGAGCGTTTGTAGTACTGAGTGTTCACGCGTATTATCTTTTAAAAAACAGGTATGTGGAGATATCGAAAAAAGCTTTTAAAATTGCTTTGATCGTGGCCACTGTATTTTCCCTGGGGCAATTAGCCACAGGTCATAAATCGGCAGATGGGGTTGCTAAAAACCAGCCCGCGAAATTAGCAGCGCTGGAAGGTCATTTTGAAGAATCGGCCCCGGCAGATATGTATATTTTAGGATGGGTGAATAAAGAAAAACAGGAAGTTTCAGGAATAAAAATACCCGGCGGACTTTCTTTTCTCTTAGATTATGATTTTGATACTCCCGTTACGGGATTGAATGCTTTTCCTGAAGACGAAAGACCCTCACAGATTAATGCAATATTTCAGTTTTATCATATAATGATTGCCATAGGTATATTTTTAATTATTATATCCTTATATGGAAATTTTATGTGGTGGAGAGGAAAATTATTTGATAAAAGATGGCTGTTATGGACTTTTGTTTTTGTGGCTATATTACCTCAAATAGCCAACCAGGTGGGTTGGTTTGCGGCCGAAATGGGCAGGCAGCCCTGGGTAGTCTACGGACTTTTACGAACATCTGATGCTTTTTCACAGGCAGTAAGGGCAAACCAGGTGCTTTTTTCGCTCATTTTGTTTTTTATTGTTTACGCCCTGTTGTTTGTGTTGTTCGTATACCTGCTCAACAAAAAAATTAAGCACGGCCCGTATGATGAAAAAGATGATGATGACAGACCTCTTACAAAAGAAATAACAGGTGTTATAACCGGAAACTAAAATTTATGGAAACGTTTTTAGGATTAGATTATCCCACTTTATGGTTTTTAGTAGTTGGAGCCTTATTTTCAGGTTATGCAATTTTAGACGGTTTCGACTTTGGAGCCGGTGCATGGCATTTATTCTTGAAAAAAGAAAAAAGCCGCAGAATAGCTTTGAATGCCGTAGGTCCGGTTTGGGATGGAAATGAAGTATGGCTGGTGATAGGAGGAGGTGCGCTTTTTGCAGGTTTTCCGGTAATGTATGCAGCTATGTTTTCCTCTATGTATATTCCTTTTATGCTGTTTTTAATGTTTATAATTTTTAGAGCTATTTCCATAGAATTCAGAGGAAAAGAAAAAATGAAATGGTGGAAAAAAACCTGGGATATTGGTTATAGTATATCCAGTATTATGCTGGCTTTTTTACTGGGAGTTGTTTTAGGCAATGTGTTGCAGGGATTAGCCATTGGAGAAAATTATGTTTATAAAGGGGGAGGATTCTTTGAGTTTCTTAATATGTATGCTATAATGACCGGGGTTACCACCCTTTCCCTGTTTATGTCGCATGGGGCTATTTATTTATTGCTTAAAACCGAAGGCCGGTTGTATGCAAAGCTTACAATTTTGCTAAAAAAAGGCATGATATTTTTTATGGTAAGTTTTGGTATCACAACCTTATATACATTATTGTACATCCCTCATTTATCGGATGCATTTAAAAACAATCCGTCTTTATTTATAGTGCCCATGATGGCATTTTTAAGTATAGCCAATGTGCCGAGATTAGCTAATAAGAGAAAGTTTAAAATGGCATTTTTGTTTTCTTCAGTAACTATTAGCTTATTGTTGGTACTGGTAGCTATAGAATTGTATCCGGTGTTGTTGTTTTCAACTTTAGGAGAACAATTTAATATTGATATATACAATGCAGCCGCATCGGATAAGTCTTTAGGTATAATGTTAACCTTTGTGGCTATCGGCACCCCGCTAGTGTTAGGATATACTTTTTTTGTATACAGAACCTTCCGGGGTAAAGTAAAATTGGATGAACATAGTTATTAATAATAAAGGGGCTAAAGGGGGCTTGTGTAACCAATGTTACAAAAAGCTTGTTTTTAGTTTTCTTTTTTTGCAAAAATTTTATTTATGGAATCGATTTTAGATCTATGGCCCTGGTATATTTCAGGACCGCTTATTGCATTAATAATGCTATTCCTTTTATTTATAGGAAAAAGCTTTGGTGTATCAGCAAACTTAAGAACCTTTTGCACTATGTGCGGGGCCGGAAAAAAGTATGACTTTTTTAAATTTGACTGGAAAGCACAAAGCTGGAATTTAGTTTTTCTTGTGGGTACTATTGTGGGTGGTTTTCTCGCTTCCCATTATTTGTCTCCCGAAAACAACGCCGCGGACATTTCACAAAAAACTGTTCAACATCTCGAAACTATCGGTTTTGACAGTGCCGGAAAATCGTATTTACCTACGGAGCTTTTTAGCAATGAAGCTTTTACTGATGGCAAAACTCTGCTTTTACTTATTTTAGGAGGCTTTTTAGTTGGGTTTGGTGCCCGTTATGCAGGAGGTTGTACCTCGGGACACGCCATTTCAGGATTGAGCAATTTACAACTACCATCGTTAATTGCAGTGATAGGATTTTTTATTGGGGGATTAATAATGGTTCATTTTATTTTCCCATTTATATTTTAAATAATTGAGAGGTTACATTTTATTGTTTTTTTGTTCCATACTTTTTTTTGACAGTATAGCCCAGA includes:
- a CDS encoding cytochrome ubiquinol oxidase subunit I → MDVEILARIQFAFTVAFHYIYPPLSIGLGLIMVIFESIYIKTGNKEYETLARFWTKIFALTFGIGVVTGIVMEFEFGTNWATYSRYVGDVFGSALAAEGIFAFALESGFLGVLLFGWNRVKPWVHLVSTIGVFFGSMFSAVWIVVANSWQQTPAGYHIVGEGLNARAEITDFWAMVFNPSSVDRLTHVWLGAFLAGAFVVLSVHAYYLLKNRYVEISKKAFKIALIVATVFSLGQLATGHKSADGVAKNQPAKLAALEGHFEESAPADMYILGWVNKEKQEVSGIKIPGGLSFLLDYDFDTPVTGLNAFPEDERPSQINAIFQFYHIMIAIGIFLIIISLYGNFMWWRGKLFDKRWLLWTFVFVAILPQIANQVGWFAAEMGRQPWVVYGLLRTSDAFSQAVRANQVLFSLILFFIVYALLFVLFVYLLNKKIKHGPYDEKDDDDRPLTKEITGVITGN
- the cydB gene encoding cytochrome d ubiquinol oxidase subunit II — protein: METFLGLDYPTLWFLVVGALFSGYAILDGFDFGAGAWHLFLKKEKSRRIALNAVGPVWDGNEVWLVIGGGALFAGFPVMYAAMFSSMYIPFMLFLMFIIFRAISIEFRGKEKMKWWKKTWDIGYSISSIMLAFLLGVVLGNVLQGLAIGENYVYKGGGFFEFLNMYAIMTGVTTLSLFMSHGAIYLLLKTEGRLYAKLTILLKKGMIFFMVSFGITTLYTLLYIPHLSDAFKNNPSLFIVPMMAFLSIANVPRLANKRKFKMAFLFSSVTISLLLVLVAIELYPVLLFSTLGEQFNIDIYNAAASDKSLGIMLTFVAIGTPLVLGYTFFVYRTFRGKVKLDEHSY
- a CDS encoding YeeE/YedE family protein; the protein is MESILDLWPWYISGPLIALIMLFLLFIGKSFGVSANLRTFCTMCGAGKKYDFFKFDWKAQSWNLVFLVGTIVGGFLASHYLSPENNAADISQKTVQHLETIGFDSAGKSYLPTELFSNEAFTDGKTLLLLILGGFLVGFGARYAGGCTSGHAISGLSNLQLPSLIAVIGFFIGGLIMVHFIFPFIF